In Microbacterium foliorum, the following proteins share a genomic window:
- the crtI gene encoding phytoene desaturase family protein has protein sequence MSRVAVIGAGVAGLAVAGLLARDGHDVTVYEKNSRVGGRAGTIERDGFRFDSGPSWYLMPEVFDHFFEMMGTSTQDQLDLTLLDPGYRVFQAPESDGRPSPSVTVPTGRAAVSRLFESREPGSAQALDAYLDSAHDARVMAERYFLYNPFTRLRTLMTPEVLRALPRLFTLLGTRLQSFAARRFRDPVIRQLLGYPAVFLGTDPRTAPAMYHLMSALDLDEGVSYPQGGFWRVVERIAELAEKAGARIVLDADVTAISTGMQSGTPTVTGVEWRDSDGVAHAADADIVVSGADLHHTETALLPPHLRTYPDSWWQRRTSGPGAVLVMLGVRGSLPELPHHSLFFTEDWDANFDAIFGDAPEIPSPASTYVCRPSATDSSVAPEGHENLFVLVPIPADTALGAGGSDGGGSAAIEQAADAAIDQIASWAGIDDLRERIVVRETKGPADFLTDYNSWRGGMLGPAHILSQSAMFRAQNESRQVSGLYYAGATTAPGVGVPMCLISAEIVLKRIRGDHSSGPLDVSATAASPSGTE, from the coding sequence ATGAGTCGGGTCGCGGTGATCGGCGCGGGCGTCGCCGGTCTTGCTGTCGCCGGATTGCTCGCCCGCGACGGTCACGATGTGACCGTCTACGAGAAGAACAGTCGGGTCGGCGGTCGCGCGGGAACGATCGAGCGCGACGGCTTCCGGTTCGACTCCGGGCCGTCGTGGTACCTCATGCCCGAGGTGTTCGATCACTTCTTCGAGATGATGGGCACCTCGACGCAGGATCAGCTCGACCTGACGCTGCTCGATCCCGGATACCGGGTCTTCCAGGCGCCGGAATCCGACGGGCGCCCGTCGCCCTCCGTCACGGTGCCCACCGGGCGCGCAGCCGTGTCCCGTCTGTTCGAGTCTCGCGAGCCCGGCTCGGCGCAGGCGCTCGACGCGTACCTCGACTCGGCGCACGACGCACGCGTCATGGCCGAACGCTACTTCCTCTACAACCCGTTCACGCGGTTGCGCACGCTGATGACGCCGGAGGTGCTGCGAGCCCTGCCTCGTCTCTTCACGCTGCTGGGCACACGCCTGCAGTCGTTCGCCGCTCGACGCTTCCGAGATCCGGTGATCCGTCAGCTGCTCGGATACCCCGCGGTGTTCCTCGGCACGGACCCCCGCACCGCGCCGGCGATGTACCACCTCATGAGCGCTCTCGATCTCGACGAGGGCGTCAGCTACCCGCAGGGCGGGTTCTGGCGGGTCGTGGAGCGCATCGCGGAGCTGGCCGAGAAGGCGGGCGCCAGGATCGTGCTGGATGCCGACGTCACGGCGATCAGCACCGGCATGCAGTCAGGTACACCGACCGTGACGGGTGTCGAGTGGCGCGACTCCGACGGAGTCGCGCACGCGGCAGACGCTGACATCGTCGTCTCCGGCGCCGATCTGCACCACACCGAGACGGCACTGCTCCCGCCGCACCTTCGCACGTACCCCGATTCGTGGTGGCAGCGGCGGACGAGCGGACCGGGGGCCGTGCTGGTGATGCTCGGCGTTCGCGGTTCTCTGCCCGAGCTGCCGCACCACTCGCTGTTCTTCACCGAAGACTGGGATGCCAACTTCGACGCCATCTTCGGCGACGCGCCCGAGATCCCCTCCCCTGCCTCGACCTATGTCTGCCGGCCGAGCGCCACCGACAGCAGCGTCGCACCCGAAGGGCACGAGAATCTCTTCGTCCTCGTGCCGATCCCGGCCGACACGGCCTTGGGAGCGGGCGGCTCCGACGGCGGCGGATCAGCCGCGATCGAGCAGGCGGCGGATGCGGCGATCGACCAGATCGCGAGCTGGGCCGGAATCGACGACCTGCGCGAGCGCATCGTGGTGCGTGAGACGAAGGGTCCCGCGGACTTCCTCACGGACTACAACTCATGGCGTGGCGGGATGCTGGGGCCTGCGCACATCCTCTCCCAGAGCGCGATGTTCCGGGCTCAGAACGAGTCGCGTCAGGTGTCCGGCCTCTACTATGCGGGTGCCACGACCGCTCCGGGAGTCGGTGTGCCGATGTGCCTGATCAGTGCCGAGATCGTCCTCAAGCGGATCCGCGGCGACCACTCCAGCGGACCCCTCGATGTCTCAGCCACCGCTGCGTCCCCGAGCGGAACAGAGTGA